From Glycine max cultivar Williams 82 chromosome 11, Glycine_max_v4.0, whole genome shotgun sequence, the proteins below share one genomic window:
- the LOC102670377 gene encoding uncharacterized protein, with protein sequence MSLYSKFLKDLLTKKGKYIHSDNIMVEGNCSAVIQRILPPKYKDLGSVTIPGSIGVVLVGKALIDLGASINLMPLSMCRRIRELEILPTRMTLQLADHSITRPYGVVEDVLVKVRQFTFPVDFLIMDIEEDAEIPLILGCPFMLTANYAIDMGKGNLEMSVDDQKVTFNLFDAVNHSINQNVYCKMENIENEIAQIVRAK encoded by the coding sequence ATGTCGCTCTACTCCAAGTTTCTCAAAGATTTGTTGACCAAGAAGGGCAAATATATCCACAGTGATAATATTATGGTGGAGGGAAATTGTAGTGCTGTTATTCAGAGGATCCTTCCACCAAAATATAAGGATCTAGGGAGTGTTACCATCCCTGGCTCAATTGGTGTTGTGTTAGTTGGTAAAGCACTTATTGACTTAGGGGCTAGCATTAATTTGATGCCCCTATCCATGTGCAGAAGGATAAGAGAGCTAGAAATCCTCCCAACACGAATGACATTGCAGCTAGCGGATCACTCAATCACAAGGCCATATGGCGTAGTGGAGGATGTGTTGGTCAAAGTGCGTCAATTCACCTTCCCTGTGGATTTCTTGATAATGGATATTGAAGAGGACGCTGAAATTCCATTGATTTTAGGTTGTCCATTCATGTTGACAGCCAACTATGCGATTGATATGGGGAAAGGTAACCTTGAGATGAGTGTAGATGATCAGAAGGTTACTTTCAACTTGTTTGATGCAGTGAATCACTCAATTAACCAAAATGTCTATTGCAAGATGGAGAATATTGAGAATGAGATAGCTCAGATTGTCAGAGCtaagtga